One window of the Amycolatopsis mediterranei genome contains the following:
- a CDS encoding DNA topoisomerase (ATP-hydrolyzing) subunit A, which yields MARRKGTTTKVDPSAFDAAGAQVFENPLKTEIEDSYLEYAYSVIHSRALPDARDGLKPVHRRILYSMNENGYRPTHAYVKSSRVVGDVMGKYHPHGDVAIYDAMVRLAQDFSLNVPLIDGHGNFGSPDDGPAASRYTEARMSPEAMQLVGELGEDTVDFRPNYDGSLEEPSVLPAAFPNLLVNGTSGIAVGMATNMIPHNLGEVIAAARWLITHPSATLDKLMEFVPGPDLPTGGSLLGLDEVRRAYETGRGVVRMRANCETGPLEGSRGRQAITVTELPYGVGPEKVIEKITDEVNKSKRLTGIADVKDLTDRENGTRLVIECKVGVNPQALLADLYRLTPLEQSFGINNLVLVDGQPQTLGLKELLEVFLRHRYDVVTRRTKYRRRKREERLHLVDGLLIALLNIDKVIRLIRESENAQAAKDGLMTRFKLSEIQATYILDTPLRRLTKYDRLELESEQERLREEIAELSKILDDESVLKKLVSAELAKIAKDFPTERRTALIDGDLKEVLAASKPSGPLEVADDPCQVILSATGLVARTAAESEEATETRRRNGRVKHDAVAALVHTTARGQILLVTSRGRAFKTDVLPLPVLPEQAGTVSLRGGMAAKELVPLEKGETVVGIAPLGEQAAGSPGLALGTRAGVVKICSPEWPVRSDEFEVISLKDGDEVVGATWLTDGSETLAFVSSEASLLKYAASLVRPQGLKGGGMAGMNLSGDASVVFFGAVRTDDDEHGEPMVITATGLSVKVTPFSEYPAKGRATGGVRAQRFLKGETALRVAWIGPRPAAAARNGDPVELPEIDVRRDGSGHAHPGPDVVGHLVERG from the coding sequence GTGGCACGCCGCAAGGGCACCACCACCAAGGTCGATCCGAGCGCGTTCGACGCCGCCGGGGCGCAGGTCTTCGAGAACCCGCTGAAGACGGAGATCGAAGACTCGTACCTGGAGTACGCGTACTCGGTCATCCACTCGCGCGCCCTGCCGGACGCACGGGACGGGCTCAAGCCGGTGCACCGCCGGATCCTGTACTCGATGAACGAGAACGGCTACCGCCCGACGCACGCGTACGTGAAGTCGTCACGCGTGGTCGGCGACGTGATGGGCAAGTACCACCCGCACGGCGACGTCGCGATCTACGACGCGATGGTGCGGCTGGCGCAGGACTTCTCGCTGAACGTCCCGCTGATCGACGGCCACGGCAACTTCGGTAGCCCAGACGACGGACCGGCCGCGAGCCGATACACGGAAGCCCGGATGTCGCCCGAAGCGATGCAGCTGGTCGGCGAGCTCGGCGAGGACACCGTCGACTTCCGGCCGAACTACGACGGTTCGCTCGAAGAGCCGTCCGTGCTGCCGGCGGCGTTCCCGAACCTGCTGGTCAACGGCACCTCCGGGATCGCGGTCGGGATGGCGACCAACATGATCCCGCACAACCTCGGCGAGGTCATCGCCGCGGCGCGGTGGCTGATCACACACCCCTCGGCGACGCTCGACAAGCTGATGGAGTTCGTGCCCGGCCCCGACCTGCCGACCGGCGGCAGCCTCCTGGGCCTCGACGAGGTCCGCCGCGCGTACGAGACCGGCCGCGGCGTCGTCCGGATGCGGGCGAACTGCGAGACCGGGCCCCTGGAGGGCAGCCGCGGGCGGCAGGCGATCACCGTCACCGAGCTGCCCTACGGCGTCGGGCCGGAGAAGGTGATCGAGAAGATCACCGACGAGGTCAACAAGTCCAAGCGGCTCACCGGCATCGCCGACGTCAAGGACCTCACCGACCGCGAGAACGGCACGCGGCTGGTCATCGAGTGCAAGGTCGGCGTCAACCCGCAGGCGCTGCTCGCCGACCTCTACCGGCTGACCCCGCTGGAGCAGTCGTTCGGCATCAACAACCTGGTCCTCGTCGACGGCCAGCCGCAGACCCTGGGCCTGAAGGAACTCCTGGAGGTCTTCCTCCGCCACCGCTACGACGTCGTCACGCGGCGCACGAAGTACCGGCGCCGCAAACGTGAAGAGCGCCTGCACCTGGTCGACGGCCTGCTGATCGCGCTGCTGAACATCGACAAGGTGATCCGGCTCATCCGCGAAAGCGAGAACGCGCAGGCCGCGAAGGACGGCCTGATGACGCGCTTCAAGCTGTCGGAGATCCAGGCGACGTACATCCTGGACACGCCGCTGCGCCGGCTGACCAAGTACGACCGGCTGGAGCTGGAGTCGGAGCAGGAGCGGCTGCGCGAGGAGATCGCCGAGCTGTCCAAGATCCTCGACGACGAGTCGGTGCTCAAGAAGCTCGTCTCGGCGGAGCTGGCGAAGATCGCGAAGGACTTCCCGACCGAGCGCCGCACCGCGCTGATCGACGGCGACCTGAAGGAGGTCCTGGCCGCGTCGAAGCCGTCCGGGCCCCTCGAAGTCGCGGACGACCCGTGCCAGGTGATCCTGTCGGCGACCGGGCTGGTGGCGCGCACCGCGGCCGAGTCCGAGGAAGCGACCGAGACCCGTCGCCGCAACGGCCGCGTGAAGCACGACGCGGTGGCGGCCCTGGTCCACACGACCGCGCGCGGGCAGATCCTGCTGGTGACCAGCCGCGGCCGGGCGTTCAAGACCGACGTGCTGCCGCTGCCGGTGCTGCCCGAGCAGGCGGGCACGGTGTCGCTGCGCGGCGGCATGGCGGCGAAGGAACTGGTGCCGCTGGAGAAGGGCGAGACGGTCGTCGGGATCGCGCCGCTGGGCGAGCAGGCGGCGGGCTCGCCGGGCCTGGCGCTCGGCACCCGGGCCGGCGTCGTGAAGATCTGTTCGCCGGAGTGGCCGGTCCGCTCGGACGAGTTCGAGGTGATCTCGTTGAAGGACGGCGACGAGGTCGTCGGCGCGACCTGGCTGACGGACGGCTCGGAGACGCTGGCGTTCGTGTCGTCGGAGGCATCACTGCTGAAGTACGCGGCGTCCCTGGTCCGCCCGCAGGGCCTGAAGGGCGGCGGCATGGCGGGCATGAACCTGAGCGGCGACGCTTCGGTGGTGTTCTTCGGCGCGGTCCGCACGGACGACGACGAGCACGGCGAGCCGATGGTGATCACCGCGACGGGCCTGAGCGTGAAGGTGACGCCGTTCAGCGAGTACCCGGCGAAGGGCCGCGCGACCGGCGGCGTCCGCGCCCAGCGGTTCCTCAAGGGCGAAACGGCGTTGCGGGTGGCGTGGATCGGCCCGCGCCCGGCGGCCGCGGCGCGCAACGGCGACCCGGTGGAACTGCCGGAGATCGACGTCCGCCGCGACGGCTCTGGCCACGCCCACCCCGGCCCGGACGTGGTGGGCCACCTCGTCGAACGCGGCTGA